One Pyxicephalus adspersus chromosome 3, UCB_Pads_2.0, whole genome shotgun sequence genomic window carries:
- the LOC140326351 gene encoding ectoderm-neural cortex protein 1-like, which translates to MSVSNHENRKSRSSTGSMNIHLFYKPGHADSLLTQLNLLRKRCLFTDVVLLAGNQAFPCHRAVLASSSRYFEAMFSGGLKESQDREVNFHDTLHPEVLELLLDYVYSARIILNEENAESLLEAGDMLQFHDIRDAAAEFLEKNLHVANCLNMMLISDAHCCERLFELSWRMCLSNFVEFSKSEDFLRLPKLKLMELVLSEELEVEDETLVYEAVMGWIKYDLCLRFDDLPDLLRSVRLALLPAQYLQSLGTDNLVVQNKVAKAIVEEATQCRNKILQNDGLVSGFCARPRKVSQALLLLGGQTFMCDKIYVMDQKTTEIIPKTDIPSPRKECSACAIGCKVYVTGGKGAENGASKDVWVYDTLHDEWSKAGPMLVARFGHGSAELDNCLYVVGGHTAITGAFPASPSVSLKQVEQYDPQVDKWSLVAPLREGVSNAAVVGAKMKLFVFGGTSVNREKLPKVQCFDPIQNRWAIPATCPQPWRYTGAAVLGNHVIVVGGDTEFSASSAYRFNSDTYQWCRFGDVSSKRISCRAVASGNRLYVVGGYCGSQRGKTLDCYDPSNDTWSSVTTVPYSLIPTAFVSTWKYLSA; encoded by the coding sequence atgtctgttagCAATCATGAGAACCGCAAGTCCCGTTCCAGCACAGGGTCGATGAACATTCATCTTTTCTACAAGCCTGGTCATGCTGACAGTCTTCTAACACAGCTGAACCTCCTTCGCAAACGCTGCCTCTTTACAGATGTAGTCTTACTGGCGGGGAACCAAGCCTTCCCTTGTCATCGGGCTGTATTAGCTTCCAGCAGCCGCTACTTTGAGGCAATGTTTAGTGGTGGTCTAAAAGAAAGCCAAGATAGAGAAGTCAACTTCCACGATACCCTGCATCCTGAAGTGCTGGAGTTACTTTTGGATTATGTGTACTCTGCAAGGATTATCCTCAATGAAGAGAATGCAGAATCCTTGCTTGAAGCTGGAGATATGCTACAATTTCATGACATTAGGGATGCAGCTGCAGAGTTCCTAGAGAAGAATCTTCATGTGGCAAACTGCTTGAACATGATGCTTATATCTGATGCACATTGCTGTGAGAGATTGTTTGAATTATCCTGGAGAATGTGTCTATCAAATTTTGTAGAGTTTTCAAAATCTGAAGACTTCCTCAGGTTACCAAAGCTAAAGCTGATGGAACTGGTCCTTAGTGAGGAGCTGGAGGTGGAAGATGAAACTTTAGTGTATGAAGCTGTGATGGGTTGGATAAAGTATGATTTGTGCCTACGTTTTGATGATCTACCTGATCTTCTGCGCTCTGTTAGATTGGCTCTTTTGCCAGCGCAGTATTTGCAAAGTCTTGGCACAGACAACTTAGTGGTTCAAAATAAGGTGGCAAAAGCAATTGTTGAAGAAGCAACACAGTGTAGAAACAAGATTCTTCAGAATGATGGCTTAGTATCTGGGTTTTGTGCTCGCCCTCGAAAAGTCAGTCAGGCCTTGCTTCTGTTAGGTGGACAAACATTTATGTGTGACAAAATCTATGTGATGGATCAGAAAACAACAGAGATAATACCAAAAACTGACATTCCTAGTCCACGTAAAGAATGTAGTGCATGTGCAATTGGATGCAAAGTTTATGTTACTGGGGGAAAAGGAGCAGAAAATGGAGCATCTAAAGATGTCTGGGTGTACGATACATTGCATGATGAATGGTCAAAGGCAGGACCCATGCTTGTTGCTAGATTTGGTCATGGATCAGCAGAGCTAGATAATTGCTTGTATGTGGTTGGAGGGCACACTGCAATCACAGGAGCTTTTCCAGCATCCCCCTCTGTCTCTTTAAAGCAAGTGGAACAATATGACCCCCAGGTTGACAAATGGAGCTTAGTAGCTCCCCTTCGGGAAGGGGTCAGCAATGCCGCAGTTGTAGGAGCAAAGATgaagctttttgtttttggaggtaCTAGTGTCAACCGTGAAAAACTCCCCAAAGTCCAGTGTTTTGATCCAATCCAAAATAGATGGGCTATACCTGCCACCTGCCCCCAGCCTTGGCGTTACACTGGAGCTGCTGTTTTAGGAAATCATGTCATTGTTGTAGGAGGGGACACTGAGTTCTCAGCAAGTTCAGCTTATCGTTTTAACAGTGATACTTATCAGTGGTGCAGATTTGGAGATGTTTCTTCAAAGAGAATTAGCTGCCGTGCAGTTGCCTCTGGAAATAGACTGTATGTAGTGGGTGGGTACTGTGGATCTCAGAGAGGAAAAACTTTGGACTGTTATGACCCTTCAAATGACACTTGGAGCAGTGTGACAACAGTACCTTATTCTCTGATCCCCACAGCATTTGTAAGCACATGGAAATATCTCTCAGCTTAA